In the genome of Acidimicrobiales bacterium, one region contains:
- the mutM gene encoding bifunctional DNA-formamidopyrimidine glycosylase/DNA-(apurinic or apyrimidinic site) lyase, whose product MPELPEVETIRRALEPAIAGRTVVTSWSHPSAKFTPATTLDGARLGDVDRRGKYLLVAVTGPGGARPRELVVHLGMTGLLRLVDTAGAPSDPYVRATLNLGEETLEYRDVRRFGRLRVVAAGDHAGIPTLAALGPEPLSEQFTPQSLYSAVASSRRALKTQLLSQRPVAGIGNIYADEALWMAGVGPARRRITRAEATRLHDAIRTVIAAAIDRGGTTLRDYRTFDGGTGTNQDHLACYGRSGLPCPRCGTALRSRVLDARTTTWCPTCQSTRRSPTVG is encoded by the coding sequence GTGCCCGAGTTGCCCGAGGTGGAGACCATCCGGCGTGCTCTGGAGCCCGCCATCGCCGGGCGGACCGTGGTCACCTCCTGGAGCCACCCGTCCGCGAAGTTCACCCCGGCGACCACGCTCGACGGCGCACGCCTCGGCGACGTCGACCGTCGGGGCAAGTACCTGCTGGTGGCGGTCACCGGACCGGGTGGAGCGAGGCCGCGTGAGCTCGTCGTCCACCTCGGAATGACCGGCCTGCTACGTCTCGTCGATACCGCCGGGGCCCCGTCGGACCCCTACGTCCGCGCCACTCTGAACCTCGGCGAGGAGACACTCGAGTACCGCGACGTTCGCCGGTTCGGTCGCCTGCGGGTGGTGGCAGCCGGCGACCACGCCGGGATCCCCACCCTGGCCGCCCTGGGCCCGGAACCGCTGTCGGAGCAGTTCACACCACAGTCGCTCTACTCGGCGGTCGCCTCCAGTCGCCGGGCGCTCAAGACGCAACTGTTGTCCCAACGACCCGTCGCGGGGATCGGCAACATCTACGCCGACGAAGCCCTGTGGATGGCCGGCGTCGGTCCCGCCCGCCGCCGGATCACCAGGGCCGAGGCGACCCGCCTGCACGACGCGATTCGAACGGTGATCGCCGCGGCAATCGACCGGGGCGGAACGACGCTGCGCGACTACCGCACCTTCGACGGCGGTACCGGCACGAACCAGGACCACCTCGCCTGCTACGGCCGATCGGGGCTGCCGTGCCCGCGGTGCGGGACCGCGCTGCGCTCGCGGGTTCTCGATGCCCGCACGACGACATGGTGTCCCACCTGCCAGTCGACCCGGCGCTCACCCACGGTGGGCTAA
- a CDS encoding RidA family protein, with amino-acid sequence MNREIRPDGLAAPASAYAHGVLSVGAARMVHTSGVVPARSDGTVPDDLADQADLVWENITTILAAAGMVVADIVSVTTYVVAGNDLAVVMAARDRALDGHLAASTLVTVPELARPVWKVEIAVVAAA; translated from the coding sequence TTGAACCGCGAGATCCGTCCGGACGGCCTCGCTGCGCCGGCGTCGGCCTACGCCCACGGCGTGTTGTCAGTGGGCGCAGCGCGGATGGTGCACACCTCCGGGGTGGTGCCGGCCCGGTCCGACGGGACGGTCCCCGACGACCTCGCCGACCAGGCCGACCTCGTCTGGGAGAACATCACGACCATCCTCGCCGCGGCGGGGATGGTCGTCGCCGACATCGTCTCGGTCACGACCTACGTCGTCGCCGGCAACGACCTCGCCGTCGTCATGGCGGCCCGGGACCGGGCGCTCGACGGCCACCTCGCCGCGTCCACGCTCGTCACCGTGCCTGAACTCGCCCGGCCGGTCTGGAAGGTGGAGATCGCCGTCGTCGCCGCAGCGTGA
- a CDS encoding MFS transporter has translation MQLLRRPDFRRLLIGQGISGLGDWMGTFAFMALALTETESSAAVGGILALRLLPAGLGGSVAARMAARWDRRRIMLTTDLMRVGVVAVVPLVQGLWWIYVWAFVLEATSIVFVSARDAAVPDLADEEDLPVANGLMMASSYGGIPLGALAFGGLAALPLNDSGWFAEHPQALVFWIDALTFLASAVLIARLPRLGGGTAPEEESSGRLRDAWRLPLVRSVMPATAAVALGLGALFSLGIALIRDELSASNTEFGILIALFGVGAGIGLALTRRLGTDLLTTTRFGVTTMGLLVTSMSLSPEIWLTYLGAIGFGAGATIALTSGMSALQSGVRESERVLAFAAFHVVIRIGLGVAAVVTGAIADGLDTVQLPGDSSISAIRLVLLGCGVVVVLAAQAVRPVATPASTTEPTAAP, from the coding sequence GTGCAACTCCTCCGCCGACCCGACTTTCGACGCCTCCTGATCGGTCAGGGCATCTCCGGCCTGGGCGACTGGATGGGCACCTTCGCCTTCATGGCGCTCGCCCTGACCGAGACCGAGTCGTCGGCCGCCGTCGGCGGGATCCTCGCGCTGCGACTGCTCCCGGCGGGCCTGGGAGGTTCCGTCGCCGCCCGGATGGCCGCCCGCTGGGACCGGCGCCGGATCATGTTGACCACGGATCTGATGCGGGTCGGAGTCGTGGCCGTGGTCCCGCTCGTGCAGGGCCTGTGGTGGATCTACGTGTGGGCGTTCGTCCTCGAGGCGACGTCCATCGTCTTCGTCTCCGCCCGCGACGCCGCGGTACCCGACCTGGCCGACGAAGAGGACCTCCCGGTGGCCAACGGGTTGATGATGGCGTCGAGCTACGGCGGCATCCCGCTCGGGGCGCTGGCCTTCGGTGGTCTCGCCGCTCTACCCCTCAACGACAGCGGATGGTTCGCCGAGCATCCCCAGGCACTCGTGTTCTGGATAGACGCGCTCACCTTCCTGGCCAGCGCCGTCCTCATCGCCCGGCTTCCCAGACTCGGCGGAGGGACAGCCCCCGAGGAGGAATCGAGTGGCAGGCTCCGCGACGCCTGGCGGCTGCCGCTGGTGCGCAGCGTGATGCCCGCGACCGCGGCGGTGGCGCTCGGACTCGGCGCTCTGTTCTCGCTGGGGATCGCCCTCATACGCGACGAGTTGTCGGCGTCGAACACCGAGTTCGGGATCCTGATCGCCCTGTTCGGTGTGGGCGCGGGCATCGGGCTCGCCCTGACCCGAAGACTCGGGACCGATCTGTTGACCACGACACGGTTCGGGGTCACCACGATGGGACTCCTGGTCACCTCGATGAGCCTCAGCCCGGAGATCTGGCTCACCTACCTCGGCGCCATCGGCTTCGGTGCGGGGGCGACGATCGCCCTGACCTCGGGGATGAGCGCCCTGCAGAGCGGCGTCCGCGAATCCGAACGCGTCCTCGCCTTCGCCGCGTTCCACGTCGTGATCCGCATCGGACTCGGCGTGGCCGCCGTCGTGACCGGGGCGATCGCTGACGGACTGGACACGGTCCAACTCCCGGGCGACTCCTCGATCAGCGCCATCCGTCTCGTCCTGCTCGGGTGCGGTGTCGTGGTCGTCCTCGCGGCCCAGGCGGTCAGACCGGTCGCCACGCCGGCCTCCACCACCGAACCCACGGCGGCGCCATGA
- the map gene encoding type I methionyl aminopeptidase: MRTPEEIAAMRRAGAAAAEILILAADHVAPGVTTDEIDALVHEATIARGGYPSPLGYRGFPKSVCTSVNEIICHGIPDSRPLADGDIVNVDVTIYLDGVHGDTSATVMVGDVDEDSERLVRATHASLYAAIDVVEPGVPLSAIGKVIEPHARRAGLSVVREFIGHGIGTEFHTSIQIPHYHEPRLRTPMEEGMTFTIEPMLNLGTRHLHVWDDDWTAATDDGCRSAQFEHTLLVTHDGVDILTVTGDGTCAHDRYATALTETRG; this comes from the coding sequence GTGCGCACGCCGGAGGAGATCGCCGCGATGCGCCGGGCGGGTGCGGCCGCCGCCGAGATCCTCATCCTCGCGGCTGACCACGTCGCTCCCGGTGTCACCACCGACGAGATCGACGCGCTGGTCCACGAGGCCACGATCGCCCGGGGTGGCTACCCCAGCCCGCTCGGCTACCGGGGCTTCCCCAAGTCCGTCTGTACGTCCGTCAACGAGATCATCTGTCACGGGATCCCCGACAGCCGTCCCCTTGCGGACGGCGACATCGTCAACGTAGACGTGACCATCTATCTGGACGGGGTCCACGGGGATACGTCCGCGACGGTGATGGTCGGCGATGTGGACGAGGACTCCGAGAGGCTCGTGCGTGCCACCCACGCGTCCCTCTACGCCGCGATCGACGTCGTCGAACCCGGTGTCCCGCTCAGCGCGATCGGCAAGGTCATCGAGCCACACGCCCGCCGCGCCGGTCTGTCGGTGGTGCGTGAGTTCATCGGCCACGGCATCGGCACCGAGTTCCACACGTCGATCCAGATTCCGCACTACCACGAGCCGCGACTGCGCACGCCGATGGAGGAGGGGATGACCTTCACGATCGAGCCGATGCTCAACCTCGGTACCCGCCACCTGCACGTCTGGGATGACGACTGGACGGCGGCGACCGACGACGGTTGCCGCAGCGCCCAGTTCGAACACACGCTGCTCGTCACGCACGACGGTGTCGACATCCTCACCGTCACAGGTGACGGAACCTGCGCCCACGACCGCTACGCCACCGCGCTCACGGAGACCAGGGGTTGA
- a CDS encoding 1,4-dihydroxy-2-naphthoyl-CoA synthase has protein sequence MVSEIFDESAWTEVPGFDFNDITYHRSVDSGTVRVAFDRPEVRNAFRPATVDELYRALDHARQSSDVGCVLLTGNGPSPRDGGWAFCSGGDQRIRGRDGYRYAGGDTAETIDPARTGRLHILEVQRLIRFMPKVVICVVPGWAAGGGHSLHVIADMTIASREHARFKQTDADVASFDAGFGSAYLARQVGQKRAREIFFLGLEYDAQEAHEMGMVNAVVPHTELEAFALDWGRRINGKSPTAQRMLKFAFNMIDDGLVGQQVFAGEATRLAYGTDEAAEGRDSFVEKRDPDWSDYPWHF, from the coding sequence ATGGTTTCAGAGATCTTCGACGAGTCGGCGTGGACCGAGGTCCCCGGATTCGACTTCAACGACATCACCTACCACCGCTCGGTCGACTCCGGCACGGTGCGGGTCGCGTTCGACCGACCCGAGGTTCGCAACGCGTTCCGGCCCGCCACGGTGGACGAGCTGTACCGCGCGCTCGACCATGCCCGTCAGAGCTCGGACGTCGGCTGTGTGCTGCTCACCGGCAACGGGCCGTCGCCCCGCGACGGCGGCTGGGCGTTCTGTTCGGGCGGCGACCAGCGGATCCGTGGCCGCGACGGCTACCGCTACGCGGGCGGTGACACCGCGGAGACGATCGACCCGGCCCGCACCGGACGTCTCCACATCCTCGAGGTCCAGCGGCTGATCCGTTTCATGCCGAAGGTGGTCATCTGCGTGGTCCCCGGTTGGGCGGCCGGCGGCGGCCACAGCCTGCACGTCATCGCCGACATGACGATCGCATCCCGCGAACACGCCCGCTTCAAGCAGACCGACGCGGACGTGGCGAGCTTCGACGCCGGGTTCGGCTCCGCCTACCTCGCCCGCCAGGTGGGCCAGAAGCGAGCCCGGGAGATCTTCTTCCTCGGCCTCGAATACGACGCGCAGGAGGCCCACGAGATGGGGATGGTGAACGCCGTGGTCCCCCACACGGAGCTGGAGGCGTTCGCGCTGGACTGGGGCCGGCGGATCAACGGCAAGTCACCGACGGCGCAGCGGATGCTCAAGTTCGCGTTCAACATGATCGACGACGGACTCGTCGGCCAGCAGGTCTTCGCCGGCGAGGCCACCCGCCTCGCCTACGGCACCGACGAGGCCGCCGAGGGGCGCGACTCCTTCGTCGAGAAGCGCGACCCCGACTGGTCCGACTACCCCTGGCACTTCTGA
- a CDS encoding glycerol-3-phosphate acyltransferase, producing MKETVVLLVSFCVGAVPFSYLVAQSVAGADLRTVGNGTVSGTALYRVAGFLPLVVGGVLDVVKGLPGVMLADGAPVLAAFAAFAAVAGHNWSPFIGGAGGRGLSPAMGALLVVAWPGTVLLLGGLALGRLANHTGLSTFLSLLVLPWLLLLTHGSAAMLAGWLIIIPILMKRMVGNSRLPRTPDRPRMVTRRLLFDNDGLTGTP from the coding sequence ATGAAGGAGACAGTCGTCCTCCTGGTCTCGTTCTGTGTCGGCGCGGTGCCCTTCAGCTACCTCGTCGCACAGTCGGTGGCCGGAGCCGACCTGCGCACCGTCGGCAACGGCACGGTGTCGGGTACGGCGCTGTACCGCGTCGCGGGCTTTCTCCCCCTCGTCGTCGGTGGCGTGCTCGACGTCGTCAAGGGCCTCCCGGGGGTGATGCTCGCTGACGGGGCCCCGGTACTCGCCGCGTTCGCCGCGTTCGCCGCCGTGGCCGGACACAACTGGTCGCCGTTCATCGGTGGCGCCGGTGGTCGGGGTCTGTCGCCGGCGATGGGGGCGCTCCTCGTCGTCGCGTGGCCCGGGACCGTCCTTCTCCTCGGCGGCCTCGCGCTCGGTCGCCTCGCCAACCACACCGGGCTCTCCACCTTCCTGTCCCTGCTCGTACTGCCGTGGCTGTTGCTGTTGACCCATGGAAGCGCCGCGATGCTCGCCGGCTGGCTGATCATCATCCCGATACTCATGAAGCGGATGGTGGGCAACTCCCGCTTGCCCCGGACGCCGGACCGACCGAGGATGGTCACCCGACGCCTGTTGTTCGACAACGATGGGCTGACCGGAACCCCCTGA
- a CDS encoding potassium channel family protein, with amino-acid sequence MGGTLGYWALGLTPLDALYQTVITVTTVGFREIGDVDGRFEVFTIIVVLVGTSTTLYTFSIVLEILIEGRLTDHYRRQRMERDIAHLRGHVILCGYGQVGRAITDSLERSGHNVVIIDREETIEEVEDHYWVHGDATDDSVLRIAGLEHASTLICAMNSDADNLFVTLSARAERSDLFIVARATNQSVEPKLRRAGANQVVNPHQIGGSRMAALVLENSRPGGL; translated from the coding sequence GTGGGCGGGACCCTCGGCTACTGGGCCCTGGGTCTGACGCCGCTCGACGCCCTCTACCAGACGGTCATTACGGTCACGACCGTCGGGTTCCGCGAGATCGGCGACGTCGACGGCCGGTTCGAGGTGTTCACGATCATCGTCGTTCTCGTCGGCACGAGCACGACGCTCTACACGTTCAGCATCGTTCTCGAGATCCTCATCGAGGGCCGTCTCACAGACCACTACAGGAGGCAGAGGATGGAGAGGGACATCGCGCACCTTCGGGGCCACGTGATCCTGTGTGGTTACGGCCAGGTCGGCCGGGCGATCACGGACTCGCTGGAACGGTCCGGGCACAACGTGGTGATCATCGACCGGGAGGAGACGATCGAGGAGGTGGAGGACCACTACTGGGTCCACGGCGACGCAACCGACGATTCGGTCCTCAGGATCGCTGGTCTCGAGCACGCCTCGACCTTGATCTGCGCGATGAACAGCGATGCCGACAACCTCTTCGTGACGCTGTCCGCGCGTGCCGAGCGGTCTGATCTGTTCATCGTGGCGAGAGCGACCAATCAGAGCGTGGAGCCGAAGCTGCGCCGGGCCGGGGCGAACCAGGTGGTCAATCCCCACCAGATCGGCGGCTCACGCATGGCGGCGCTCGTCCTCGAGAACTCCCGCCCCGGAGGCCTTTAG
- a CDS encoding histidine phosphatase family protein, producing MTESDTAEDDDTTDESTPPTRLILVRHGESEVTVRRVLGGERSCTGLSELGRRQATALGERLAAGDDPPIDVVWSSTLERAVETADIVAAHIGIDEVHRDRDLVERRPGEADGLTFTEFRERYGLDFLTDPYEPLSPGGESAAEFHLRAGGAVARVASTHPGKTVLVVCHGGVIDVAFRDLLDLPRHGGFDLWTLNTSLTELTLRSDLEAWRWRLVRYNDAAHLAGLPDQTPHAQE from the coding sequence ATGACCGAATCCGACACGGCCGAAGACGACGACACGACCGACGAATCGACCCCGCCGACTCGACTGATCCTGGTGCGCCACGGCGAGTCCGAAGTCACGGTCCGCCGGGTGCTCGGTGGTGAACGCAGTTGCACCGGGCTGTCGGAACTGGGTCGCCGTCAGGCCACCGCGCTGGGAGAGCGTCTCGCCGCCGGTGATGATCCCCCCATCGACGTCGTATGGTCCTCGACGCTCGAGCGCGCGGTCGAGACGGCCGACATCGTCGCCGCACACATCGGCATCGACGAGGTCCACCGCGACCGGGACCTGGTCGAACGTCGTCCGGGAGAGGCCGACGGACTCACCTTCACGGAGTTCCGGGAGCGCTACGGGCTCGACTTCCTGACGGACCCCTACGAGCCTCTCTCGCCGGGTGGTGAGAGCGCCGCCGAGTTCCATCTCCGGGCCGGCGGTGCGGTCGCCCGCGTGGCGTCGACGCACCCCGGGAAGACGGTGCTCGTCGTGTGCCACGGTGGCGTGATCGACGTGGCCTTCCGGGACCTGCTGGATCTGCCGCGCCACGGCGGGTTCGACCTGTGGACGCTGAACACGTCGCTCACCGAACTCACGCTGCGCAGCGACCTGGAGGCGTGGCGGTGGCGTCTCGTGCGGTACAACGACGCCGCGCACCTCGCCGGGCTTCCCGACCAGACGCCTCACGCTCAGGAGTAG
- a CDS encoding PD-(D/E)XK nuclease family protein encodes MELVAAGPGSQDRADSAPSGTGDGAKTAAELAPRHLSPSGASVFRQCPRRWRFRYVERLPDPPGEAALAGTFAHRVLELLLQMPAAERTVDTARALARRAWPEIETDEDFRDLGLDEEAAKAFRWRGWLAVEGLWRLEDPCTVEVHATEHDVAVAIDGVPFRGIIDRVDTTEAGLVVSDYKSGQAPGDRWSAERLDQVLLYAAALAELTGQRPVKARLLYLGQKIVDVDVDDDSLGGAVSALRGTWDALTAAAAADEFEAKPGPLCGWCPYVGRCAEGAAEVRFRDDAGRMRADAPALVTLAEAG; translated from the coding sequence CTCCGTCAGGCACGGGCGACGGGGCGAAGACAGCAGCGGAGCTCGCGCCACGGCACCTCTCACCGTCGGGTGCGTCCGTGTTCCGGCAGTGTCCCCGCCGCTGGCGTTTCCGCTACGTGGAGCGCCTTCCCGACCCTCCCGGCGAGGCCGCGCTGGCGGGGACCTTCGCCCACCGCGTCCTGGAACTCCTTTTGCAGATGCCCGCAGCGGAACGCACCGTGGACACGGCCCGCGCTCTCGCCCGCCGCGCCTGGCCCGAGATCGAGACCGACGAGGACTTCCGGGACCTCGGCCTCGACGAGGAAGCCGCCAAGGCCTTCCGTTGGCGCGGGTGGCTCGCCGTAGAGGGACTCTGGCGCCTCGAGGACCCGTGCACCGTGGAGGTGCACGCCACCGAGCACGACGTCGCCGTCGCCATCGACGGTGTGCCGTTCCGAGGGATCATCGACCGGGTCGACACCACCGAGGCCGGCCTCGTGGTCTCGGACTACAAGTCGGGCCAGGCGCCTGGGGACCGGTGGTCCGCCGAACGTCTGGACCAGGTCCTGCTCTACGCCGCTGCCCTCGCGGAGCTCACCGGTCAGCGCCCGGTGAAGGCGCGCCTGCTGTACCTCGGACAGAAGATCGTCGACGTCGACGTCGACGATGACAGCCTGGGCGGGGCCGTCTCCGCGCTGCGCGGCACGTGGGACGCCCTCACCGCTGCGGCTGCTGCCGACGAGTTCGAAGCGAAGCCGGGGCCCCTGTGCGGATGGTGCCCCTACGTGGGCCGATGCGCCGAAGGTGCCGCCGAGGTCCGCTTCCGTGACGACGCAGGCCGCATGCGTGCCGACGCCCCTGCGCTCGTGACCCTCGCCGAGGCCGGCTGA
- a CDS encoding DegV family protein, whose amino-acid sequence MTVAVITDSTAALPRELAAELGVTVVPIIFTVDGVETPEGSMDTEALLRAHVSTAAPPPGAFAAAVAGADSPDGVVIVTVSAELSSTHQSAVLASRLGGDAVEVIDSGSSAGGQALVVAAAARMAATGADVTTVAATARRVADRVRLLGVLGGLAQLARTGRIPSLAGWAGDRLGMKPMFEIDHGRITRLMPARGVDAAHDRVMSAWRATRPDADTPLHVAAVHAEAPEAAQRLLDAVSAEHAPTTAMIGEFGQAMIAASGVGVSGLAWWWDD is encoded by the coding sequence ATGACCGTCGCCGTGATCACCGACTCGACGGCCGCCCTTCCCCGAGAGCTCGCGGCCGAACTCGGCGTGACGGTGGTCCCGATCATCTTCACCGTCGACGGCGTCGAGACGCCCGAGGGGTCCATGGACACCGAGGCGCTCCTGCGCGCGCACGTCTCGACGGCGGCACCGCCGCCAGGAGCGTTCGCCGCGGCGGTGGCCGGAGCGGACAGCCCCGACGGGGTCGTCATCGTGACCGTCTCCGCCGAACTGAGCAGCACGCACCAGTCCGCCGTGCTGGCGTCCCGACTGGGCGGGGACGCCGTGGAGGTGATCGACTCCGGGTCCTCAGCCGGGGGCCAGGCTCTCGTCGTCGCGGCCGCTGCCCGGATGGCGGCCACCGGCGCCGACGTGACGACGGTGGCCGCCACCGCGCGGCGGGTTGCCGACCGGGTGCGGCTACTCGGAGTCCTCGGCGGACTCGCCCAGCTCGCGCGGACGGGACGGATCCCGAGCCTCGCCGGCTGGGCCGGCGACCGGCTGGGAATGAAGCCGATGTTCGAGATAGACCACGGCCGCATCACCCGACTGATGCCGGCCCGTGGCGTGGACGCAGCCCATGACCGGGTGATGTCGGCGTGGCGGGCGACCCGCCCCGATGCGGACACCCCGCTGCACGTGGCAGCCGTACATGCCGAAGCGCCCGAGGCCGCTCAGCGTCTACTCGACGCTGTGAGCGCCGAGCACGCCCCTACGACGGCCATGATCGGGGAGTTCGGACAGGCGATGATCGCGGCCTCCGGGGTCGGGGTGTCGGGCCTGGCGTGGTGGTGGGACGACTGA
- the selD gene encoding selenide, water dikinase SelD: MPDDVRLTGYSHGAGUACKLGPTELAQVLRTLPKVEHADLVVGNETGDDAAVWRRPDGRALVSTADFFTPIVDDARLWGRIAAVNAANDVYAMGGTPLFALALAAWPVDVLPLDLLGEVLAGGLDAAAEGGWVVAGGHTVDGPEPMYGQAVTGEVDVDEMFTNAGLAAGQTLVLTKPIGTGLITTALKRSPAADARPGGPLAAAYEAAVTEMTRLDAEAAVVARAARATGATDVTGFGLVGHLHRMARASGVAIEIDPGTVPLLPGAEDLARAGQVPGGTGRNRAFLGDALVDVRGTERGAVPDVLADILADPQTAGGLLFGCDPAAVTEALAALTEKGHTAAAVGTVIAPVDGAPTGTILIV; the protein is encoded by the coding sequence GTGCCAGATGACGTACGGCTGACCGGGTACAGCCACGGCGCAGGCTGAGCGTGCAAGCTCGGTCCGACCGAGCTGGCGCAGGTCCTGCGCACCCTCCCGAAAGTCGAACACGCCGACCTGGTGGTCGGCAACGAGACAGGTGACGACGCCGCGGTGTGGCGCCGTCCGGACGGTCGCGCCCTCGTTTCGACCGCCGACTTCTTCACCCCGATCGTCGACGACGCCCGCCTGTGGGGGCGTATCGCCGCGGTCAACGCCGCCAACGACGTGTACGCAATGGGCGGCACTCCACTGTTCGCGCTCGCGCTCGCCGCCTGGCCGGTGGACGTCCTACCCCTCGACCTTCTCGGGGAGGTTCTCGCCGGCGGCCTCGACGCCGCGGCCGAGGGCGGCTGGGTCGTGGCCGGGGGACACACCGTCGACGGTCCCGAACCCATGTACGGCCAGGCCGTGACCGGCGAGGTCGACGTCGACGAGATGTTCACCAACGCGGGCCTGGCTGCGGGCCAGACGCTCGTGTTGACCAAGCCCATCGGTACGGGCCTCATCACCACGGCACTCAAGCGCAGTCCCGCCGCCGATGCCCGTCCGGGAGGCCCCCTCGCCGCCGCGTACGAGGCCGCCGTCACCGAGATGACCCGCCTCGACGCCGAGGCCGCCGTCGTCGCGCGCGCCGCGCGGGCCACCGGCGCCACCGACGTGACCGGGTTCGGACTGGTGGGTCACCTCCACCGGATGGCGCGCGCGAGTGGCGTGGCGATCGAGATCGATCCGGGAACGGTGCCACTGCTGCCCGGCGCCGAAGACCTCGCCCGGGCCGGACAGGTACCGGGCGGAACAGGCCGGAACAGGGCGTTCCTCGGCGACGCGCTCGTCGACGTGAGAGGAACCGAGCGCGGCGCCGTGCCCGATGTTCTGGCCGACATCCTCGCCGACCCCCAGACTGCCGGTGGCCTCCTGTTCGGCTGTGACCCCGCGGCCGTCACGGAGGCGCTGGCCGCACTCACCGAGAAGGGACACACGGCGGCTGCTGTCGGGACGGTGATCGCTCCCGTCGACGGGGCCCCGACCGGCACCATCCTGATCGTGTAG
- the budA gene encoding acetolactate decarboxylase yields MTRDIVDHAMVGALHLRALSGVDFQHDPSVEHVAFQTSTINALMEGMFEGDMSIAQLLRHGDLGIGTIDRLDGEMVILDGEAFVIDAEGVVRAVPDETRTPFAVVCRFSPSVDTLLDGPLPFDALVEQLDSASQSRSFSAFRVDGDFSDLRLRSVPAQSPPFPSLVEVTRQQTEWAVASATGALVGFRFPDRVAGVEVPGYHMHFLSEDRTQGGHVLEVTVERGRARIDGGDDLHVELPSGVALGTPGEADRDAIRSAESH; encoded by the coding sequence ATGACACGGGACATCGTCGATCACGCCATGGTGGGCGCGCTGCACCTGCGGGCGCTGAGTGGCGTCGACTTCCAGCACGACCCGTCGGTCGAGCACGTCGCCTTCCAGACCAGCACGATCAACGCGCTCATGGAGGGCATGTTCGAGGGCGACATGTCGATCGCGCAGTTGCTCCGCCACGGAGACCTCGGCATCGGGACCATCGACCGCCTCGACGGTGAGATGGTGATCCTCGACGGGGAGGCGTTCGTGATCGACGCAGAGGGTGTCGTCAGAGCCGTCCCCGATGAGACCCGCACCCCGTTCGCCGTCGTGTGCAGGTTCTCGCCATCGGTGGACACGCTCCTGGACGGCCCACTGCCGTTCGACGCGCTGGTGGAACAGCTGGACTCGGCATCGCAGAGTCGGTCATTTTCGGCGTTCAGGGTCGACGGGGATTTCAGCGACCTCCGGTTGCGCAGCGTCCCGGCACAGTCGCCCCCGTTCCCCTCCCTGGTCGAGGTGACCCGACAACAGACCGAATGGGCGGTCGCATCTGCGACCGGTGCGCTGGTGGGGTTCCGGTTCCCCGACCGCGTCGCCGGCGTCGAGGTCCCCGGCTATCACATGCACTTCCTGTCCGAAGACCGCACGCAGGGCGGCCACGTGCTCGAGGTGACCGTCGAGCGTGGCCGTGCGCGCATCGACGGTGGCGACGACCTGCACGTCGAACTGCCCTCCGGCGTCGCTCTCGGTACGCCGGGCGAGGCCGACCGGGATGCGATCCGTTCCGCCGAGAGTCACTGA